Genomic DNA from Nonomuraea rubra:
GACCTGGCCCTCCGAGGGCCTTGCGAGGGCGATCGGCCCTAGTCGTCGCCCTCCACCCGCATCACGCTCGCCACGGCCCTGACGATGTCCAGCTCCCGCAGCCCGGACATCGTCGCCGACAGCGCGGCGTCCGTGGCGCGGTGGGTGACGATGACGAGCTGGGCGTCGTCGCCGCGGCCCTCCTGGCGGACGGTCTGGATCGACACGTCGTGCTTGGCGAACAGCTCGGCGACCTGCGCCAGCACGCCCGGCTTGTCGGCGACGTCCAGGGCCACGTGGCAGCGGGTGACGGTCTCGCCCATCGGGTGCACGGCCAGGTCGGCGTAGGTCGACTCGTCGGGGCCGCGGGTGCCCGCCAGGCGGTTGCGGCCGACGGCCACCAGGTCGCCGAGCACGGCCGAGGCGGTGGGGGCGCCGCCGGCGCCCTTGCCGTAGAACATGAGCTGGCCCGCCGACTCGGCCTCCACGAAGACCGCGTTGTACGCCTCGCGCACCCCCGCCAGCGGGTGGGAGCGCGGGATCATGGCCGGGTGCACCCGCACGCCGAAGGAGCGGCCGTCGTCGGAGCGGGCGCAGATGGCCAGCAGCTTGATGACGTACCCCATGGCCTTGGCGGAGGCCACGTCGGTGGCGGTGATCTCGGTGATGCCCTCGCGGTGCACCTCGTCGGCGCGTACGCGGCTGTGGAAGGCGAGCCCGGCCAGGATGGCGGCCTTCGCGGCGGCGTCGAAGCCCTCGACGTCGGCCGTCGGGTCGGCCTCGGCGTAGCCAAGGGTCTGGGCCTCCTCCAGCGCGTCGGTGAAGGAGGCGCCGGTGGAGTCCATCTTGTCGAGGATGTAGTTGGTGGTGCCGTTGACGATGCCCAGCACCCGCTTGACGTGGTCGCCGGCCAGCGACTCGCGCAGCGGGCGCAGCAGCGGGATGGCGCCGGCCACGCTGGCCTCGAAGTACAGGTCGCCCTTGCCTGCCCTGGCGGCCTCGTGCAGGGTGGCGCCGTCCTCGGCCAGCAGCGCCTTGTTGGCCGTGACCACGGACTTGCCCCTGGACAGGGCGGCGACGATCAGCGAGCGGGCCGGCTCGATGCCGCCGATGACCTCGATCACGATGTCCACGTCGTCGCGGGTGACCAGCGACTCCGCGTCGGTGGTCAGCAGCCCGGGATCGACGTCGATGTCGCGCTTGCGGCCCAGGCGGCGCACGGCGACCCCGGCCAGCTCCAGCGGCGCGCCGACGCGGGCGGCCAGGTCGCCGGCCTGCTCGTGCATGAGCCTGATGACCTGCGAGCCGACGACCCCGCAGCCCAGAAGAGCCACTTTCAGCGGTTTCACAGCTGCCCCCTCAAGAGATCGTCCTCGGTCTCGCCCTGCACGATCACCCGGGAGACGCCGCCGGCAACGGCGACCACGGCGGGCTTGGGCAGGTAGTTGTAGTTGCTGGCCAGCGAGCGGCAGTAGGCGCCGGTCGCGGCCACGGCGATCAGGTCTCCGGGGGCGAGGTCGGCGGGCAGGTAGAAGTCGCGCACGATGATGTCGCCGCTCTCGCAGTGCTTGCCCACCAGGCGGCTGAGCATGGGCTCGGCCTCGCTGTCCCGGCTGGCGAGCGCGGCGGTGTACTCGGCGCCGTAGAGCGCCGTGCGCACGTTGTCGCTCATGCCGCCGTCGACGCTCACGTACGTGCGCAGCCCCTCGACGTCCTTGATCGTGCCGACCTCGTAGAGCGTGATGCCGCCGGGGCCGACGATGGTGCGGCCGGGCTCGACGGTGAGGCGGGGCACGGGCAGGCCGGCGTCCTTGCACACCTTGGTGACGATCTCGCGCAGGCCGTCGGCCAGCTCCTTGATGTCGGGGGCCTCGTCGCCCTCGACGTAGGCGATGCCGTAGCCGCCGCCGAGGTCGAGCTCGGGCAGCACCACGCCGTGCTCGTCCTTGATCTGCACGAGCAGCGCGGTCAGCCGCCGCGCGGCCACCTCGAACCCTGCCGTGTCGACGATCTGGGAGCCGATGTGCGAGTGCAGCCCGACCAGCTCCAGCTGGGGCAGGGCCAGGATCCTGCGTACGGCCTCGGCGGCCGCGCCCGTGTTCAGCGACAGGCCGAACTTCTGGTCGTCGTGCGCCGTGGCGATGAACTCGTGGGTGTGCGCCTCGACGCCGGTGGTGACCCTGATCATCACCTTGGGCCGCTTGCCGTGCTGCTCGGCGAGGTAGCCGAGCCTGGCGATCTCGTCGAAGGAGTCGACCACGATGTGCCCGACCCCGGCCTCCAGCGCCCTGGTGAGCTCGGCGACGGACTTGTTGTTGCCGTGCATGGTGATGCGCTCGGCCGGGAAGCCGACGCTCAGCGCGACCGCCAGCTCGCCGTTGCTGGCCACGTCGAGCCCGAGGCCCTCGGCCTGCAGCCAGCGCACGATCTCCTTGCACAGGAACGCCTTGCCCGCGTAGTGGACCTCGGAGCCGGCGAACGCGGTGGCGTAGTCGCGCATGCGCGAGCGCACGTCGTCCTCGTCGAGGACGTAGAGCGGCGTGCCGTGGTCGCGGGCCAGGTCGCGGACGTCCACGCCGCCGACCGTGAGCGCGCCATCGGTCCGGCTCGACGTTCGGGGCCAGATCGCGGGGTTGATCCGGTTGAGGTCGGCGGGCGCCAGCGGCGGGCGCTCCTGGGGCAGCATCTCGGCGTGCCGGTCCCCGGCGGGATGGGCGAATCGACTCACCCGATCGAGGCTATCGGAAGCGCAAGTACGCCATGACCCTCTGCCCACGTATCGAGACGCGATCAAGCCCCAGAAGGGATATTTTTACGATTTTTCGCCGTTTAGCCGGATATTTTGTGACAAGTCACAGCCGGTCGGGGCCCGGCAGCACCTCGCGGACCACGTCCGCCACCCGCACCCGCGCCGCGTGCACCTGCCCCGGCTCCTCGTCCCCCACCGGAACGGCCGGCGCCCGCTCGTGCGCGTCGTGGTAGGCGAGCGCGAGACGCAGGAGATAACCCTCCCACCCCGGCTCCCTGCTGACCAGCCGCCCCGGCAGCTCGGCCAGCACGCGCAGCACCCACCGGTGGTACCGGTCGGGCGGCGCCCCGGCCCCGGATTCCGCCGGCACCCCGAGCTGCTCCGCCCACCTCAGCACGGCACAGGCCCGCGCGTGCCCGTACCGCACCACGAAGCCGGGGTTGTCCCAGGTACGCGGGAAGTCCGGCCAGGCGGGCTCGAACGGGATCGCCACGGGCCGCACGTCCACGACCGGCTCGGTCAGCACGATCCGCAGGAAGCCCCTCCCCCGAACCTCCACGGCCGCCACCCCGCCGAGCCCCCGCAACCGGGCGGCGAGCTCCCCGGCGGGCACGCGGCGGCGCAGGGCGGCGGCGGAGACGTACACGGCCTCGTGCTCCCACGTCCCCTCCGGCACCGGGGGCTCGCCGAGCACCCCGGCCAGCTCCCCAGGCGTCATGGGACGACCCTAGATGAGCGCGTGCGGCTCCGCCGACCCGTACTCGACCAGGTGCGCGGCCCCCAGGAGCCAGCGGTCCTCGTCACGCACCCGTACGTAGCCGAACCGGTCCGCCGAGAAGACCTTGATCCCGTCCGTACGGCACTGCCGCATGAGCACCTCGTCCCAGCCCTCGGTGAGGTCGGCGAAGCCCAGCTCGCGCAGCGCGTTCCGGCGGGCCAGCAGGGTGCCCCCGGCGATCTCGGGCAGGTAGGTGTACTCGGCCTCCGGCTGCTTGAGCAGCGTGGCCTGGGGCTTGCGCAGGTGGGCGTAGAAGGCGGCCTTGCCGACGATGTCGGCCGTGCTGAACAGGAAGGCCCGCCGCAGGTCCGACAGGTAGTGGGGGCCGTAGACGTCGCGCGGGTCCATGATCGCGACGAGGTCGGCCTCGCACAGGTCGATTCCGGCGTTGAGCATGGCGCCCTCGGTCATCGCCGGCTGCGGGCGGCGGTGGATGACCTCCACGTCCGGCAGCACGTCGCGGGCCCGCAGCTCGGCCTCCGGTGGGCCGATGACGATGAGCTGGTCCACCCCGGACTGCTTGGCGACCTGGGCCAGGGCGTGCTCCAGCAGGTACGGGTCGAGCACCGGCAGCAGGACGGAGGTGTTGAGCGTGGGCCGGGCGCTGGGCAGGCCGATGGCGTCGAGCAGCTCGTCGACCCGCTCGCTCATCGTGCCCATCGAGTACGCCCGCCGCAGCGCCACGTGCGCCCGCCGGCCGTCGGCCTCGGTGCCGATCGGCGTGCCGCAGGCGGCGATCTCGGCCAGCCGCCACTGCGGGGTGCCGGGCGGGCAGTCGGCGGCGGCGGGCCAGCGGTAGGAGGTCAGCACGTCGGGGTACGACAGGTGCTCGGGCAGCAGCTGGTCGAGCGTGAGCACCCGGTCGATGCGGCCTCCGGCCAGCGGCAGCGGGTTGTGCACCCGGGGCTGCACGCCGTACTGCAGCCGGGGCCAGGCCACGGTCAGGTCGGCGGTGAAGCGGTGCTCGAACAGGTCGGCCGCCGCCGCGTACGCCGACACGTCGCCCTTGGTGTGCCAGAACACGGTGCGGATGCCGCGCTCGGCGCACCAGGCCAGCAGCGCCTTCAGGCCCTCGCCCGGCTCGCCGGTGATCTCCTCGGCCCACGGGCCCTGCGTGACGGACTCGACGACGAGCAGGTGCGGCACCTCCAGGGGCAGCACCCTGGCGAAGTCGCGGGGCGTGAAGCCGGTCGTCTGCCGCCACTCGTAGCGCAGCAGCGCCTCGGCGTGCGGGTCGGCGATCACCGCGGCCGTCAGGTGGGGGCGCGTGTTGGGGCCGGTCGGCACGCGGTAGGGCTTGAGCTTGAAGGAGGCGCCACCGAGCGTCCTGGTCGTGGTGGTGGCCTGGAAGGCGGCTCCCGGGCGCTCGTCCTTGGGCTTGGCGGCGCCGGCCACCGGCTTGCGCTTGGGCGCGCTGGGGCGCTTGACCGGCTTGGCGGCGCCTCTCAGTCCCTTGGCCAGGCGGACCGGGTTGCTCTTGCCGCTCTTGATGGCGTCGCCGAGCCGGCTCCAGCGGGCGACCTTCATCGAGGAGAGCTTCCACTGCGCCACCTCGGCCTGGAAGCGCTGCTCGGCCAGCTCCCTGCGCAGCTTCTCAGAGGTGGCCTGCTCGGCCGACAGCCGCTCCTCGATGTCGCTGAGCTGCTCGGCCAGCGTCCTGGCCTCCTCGGCGCTCTCCTGGGCCGCGGCCAGCTCGGCCTGGGCGGCGTCCAGCAGCCTGGCCAGCTCGGCGGCGCGCTCGGCCTGCGCGATCGCGTCGCGCAACGCCCTCCGCGTGCTCTCCAGCTCCGTGGACACCGGCCCTCCTTCGTCGGTCCGGCGTCAAGACACTGCGTCACATCGTTCTCACTACGCTCGCGAACCGGACCTCCGCTCTCGTAGTCCGCCAAAGGATACTCTTTGCCGAGAAGCGTCTCGAAGGGATTGAGATCCGGTGCAGTTCAACGTGCGGCCCTACGTCTGCGGCGCTCTCGGCCGGATCGACACCGCCGTGCTCGGCAAGCTGATGGCGGCGGGGCCCAAGGTCTGGCCCGCGCTGCAGTCGGCCGACGCCGCGCTGTTCAGCTCCTCGCCGCTGCCGCCCTACCACCGCGCCGGCGACGCGTACGCCTTCGCCTGGGGCGAGCGCAGGCCGTCGACCGCCGAGGACGAGTGGATCACGGTCGCGGAGACGTACGAGACGCCCGGGCTGATCGGCGACGGGCGGAAGGTGACGCTGCACACGGGCGCGCTGGGCCTGGTGGACGTCTACTACGTGCGGCTGGGCGAGGCGGTCTACTTCTCCTCGCTGATCCAGCCGCTGCTCAGCCTCGTGCCCGTGCGGATCGACTGGTCGGCGTGGGCCTCG
This window encodes:
- a CDS encoding homoserine dehydrogenase; this translates as MKPLKVALLGCGVVGSQVIRLMHEQAGDLAARVGAPLELAGVAVRRLGRKRDIDVDPGLLTTDAESLVTRDDVDIVIEVIGGIEPARSLIVAALSRGKSVVTANKALLAEDGATLHEAARAGKGDLYFEASVAGAIPLLRPLRESLAGDHVKRVLGIVNGTTNYILDKMDSTGASFTDALEEAQTLGYAEADPTADVEGFDAAAKAAILAGLAFHSRVRADEVHREGITEITATDVASAKAMGYVIKLLAICARSDDGRSFGVRVHPAMIPRSHPLAGVREAYNAVFVEAESAGQLMFYGKGAGGAPTASAVLGDLVAVGRNRLAGTRGPDESTYADLAVHPMGETVTRCHVALDVADKPGVLAQVAELFAKHDVSIQTVRQEGRGDDAQLVIVTHRATDAALSATMSGLRELDIVRAVASVMRVEGDD
- the lysA gene encoding diaminopimelate decarboxylase, which codes for MSRFAHPAGDRHAEMLPQERPPLAPADLNRINPAIWPRTSSRTDGALTVGGVDVRDLARDHGTPLYVLDEDDVRSRMRDYATAFAGSEVHYAGKAFLCKEIVRWLQAEGLGLDVASNGELAVALSVGFPAERITMHGNNKSVAELTRALEAGVGHIVVDSFDEIARLGYLAEQHGKRPKVMIRVTTGVEAHTHEFIATAHDDQKFGLSLNTGAAAEAVRRILALPQLELVGLHSHIGSQIVDTAGFEVAARRLTALLVQIKDEHGVVLPELDLGGGYGIAYVEGDEAPDIKELADGLREIVTKVCKDAGLPVPRLTVEPGRTIVGPGGITLYEVGTIKDVEGLRTYVSVDGGMSDNVRTALYGAEYTAALASRDSEAEPMLSRLVGKHCESGDIIVRDFYLPADLAPGDLIAVAATGAYCRSLASNYNYLPKPAVVAVAGGVSRVIVQGETEDDLLRGQL
- a CDS encoding anticodon-binding protein: MTPGELAGVLGEPPVPEGTWEHEAVYVSAAALRRRVPAGELAARLRGLGGVAAVEVRGRGFLRIVLTEPVVDVRPVAIPFEPAWPDFPRTWDNPGFVVRYGHARACAVLRWAEQLGVPAESGAGAPPDRYHRWVLRVLAELPGRLVSREPGWEGYLLRLALAYHDAHERAPAVPVGDEEPGQVHAARVRVADVVREVLPGPDRL